A region from the Sebastes umbrosus isolate fSebUmb1 chromosome 18, fSebUmb1.pri, whole genome shotgun sequence genome encodes:
- the rsph9 gene encoding radial spoke head protein 9 homolog yields the protein MDSDSLYYSLELVAGSGGTLNVEQRAALQTSLVILKKNYKFHRVLFWGKILGLKEDYYIAQGRGEDEMQDKNNHYSFNCMDWFLLPPATDSMIKDVSRAAKCRFIGDPSHVYEHLQTNGQEGTADEVTKVSEEIRLAVTIHLIDEEASVVPRGAFVKSPHGLVQMNRSFGGLSHSEAGSLDNYLHFSDPKNLNKKSILEMGDLNPAIDFLDVLSDDIPEGSWSLQLERAGHVRVLRSLLWLGLSFYHVPMTPQHGYIYIGDGTKNLDIPFML from the exons ATGGACTCAGACTCGTTATACTATTCTCTGGAGCTCGTCGCCGGTAGCGGAGGTACTTTAAACGTGGAGCAAAGAGCCGCTCTGCAGACCTCTCTGGTGATCCTGAAGAAGAACTACAAGTTCCATCGAGTCCTGTTTTGGGGTAAAATACTGGGATTAAAGGAGGATTATTATATCGCTcaggggagaggagaagatgaaATGCAGGATAAAAATAACCACTACAG CTTCAACTGCATGGACTGGTTCCTGCTGCCTCCTGCCACAGACTCCATGATCAAGGACGTGTCCAGAGCTGCAAAGTGTCGCTTCATAGGAGACCCCTCACATGTGTATGAGCATCTGCAGACCAACGGGCAAGAAGGGACGGCTGATGAAGTG ACCAAAGTCAGTGAGGAGATCAGGCTGGCAGTGACGATTCATCTAATCGATGAGGAAGCGTCTGTGGTGCCACGTGGCGCCTTCGTCAAGAGTCCGCATGGCCTTGTCCAGATGAACCGCAGCTTTGGTG GTCTGTCTCACTCAGAAGCAGGGAGCCTTGACAACTACCTTCACTTCAGCGACCCAAAGAATCTGAACAAGAAATCCATCCTGGAAATGGGTGATTTGAACCCGGCTATCGACTTCCTAGATGTACTGAGTGATGACATTCCTGAAG gaTCATGGAGTCTTCAGCTCGAACGTGCCGGCCATGTGCGCGTGCTTCGCAGCCTGCTGTGGCTCGGCCTGAGCTTCTATCACGTGCCGATGACGCCGCAGCACGGATACATCTACATCGGAGATGGGACCAAGAATTTGGACATCCCCTTCATGctataa